Proteins from a single region of Sporosarcina sp. P33:
- a CDS encoding manganese catalase family protein, producing MWVYEKKLLYPVEVKECNPKLAKYISEQYGGADGELAAALRYMNQRYTVPDKVIGVLNDIATEEFSHLEMLATMIYKLTKDATPEQLEEAGFGAHYVNHGHALFYENAGGVPFTTTYLQAKGDPIADLYEDIAAEEKARATYQWIIDISDDAWINDSLKFLRERENVHSLRFREAVEVLKEERDRKKFF from the coding sequence ATGTGGGTCTATGAGAAAAAGTTATTGTATCCGGTAGAAGTAAAAGAATGTAACCCAAAACTTGCAAAGTATATTTCAGAGCAGTACGGCGGTGCGGATGGAGAGCTGGCTGCAGCCTTGCGCTATATGAATCAGCGGTATACCGTTCCTGATAAGGTTATCGGTGTGCTGAATGATATTGCGACCGAAGAGTTTTCCCATTTAGAAATGCTCGCCACCATGATTTACAAATTAACGAAAGATGCGACACCTGAACAGCTTGAAGAAGCCGGATTCGGTGCGCATTACGTCAATCACGGTCACGCATTGTTTTATGAAAATGCTGGCGGCGTACCGTTCACTACCACATACCTGCAGGCCAAAGGAGACCCAATAGCCGATTTGTACGAAGATATAGCAGCGGAAGAAAAGGCACGTGCCACCTATCAATGGATTATCGATATATCTGACGATGCCTGGATTAATGATTCACTTAAGTTTCTGAGAGAAAGAGAAAACGTACATTCACTGCGCTTCCGCGAAGCGGTCGAAGTTCTGAAAGAAGAACGTGACAGGAAAAAATTCTTCTAA
- a CDS encoding NAD(P)-dependent oxidoreductase encodes MKIIIFGATGRTGSEIVRRALQDGHEVTAFVRSPEKCEPHEQLTVLEGNVRDADSVKKAVAGADAVVSALGTDKTTTLTEAAAAIIEGMKEHGVSRIVTIGTAGILQSRTEPSKLRYQSSESHRKLTFAAEEHHKVFEMLQGSGLDWTIVCPTYLPDGEATGNYRVERDVLPEEGARITTGDTAAFAYDELSKNEHIGYRVGLSY; translated from the coding sequence ATGAAAATTATAATATTTGGAGCGACTGGACGTACAGGAAGTGAGATTGTTCGCCGTGCATTGCAAGACGGACATGAAGTCACTGCATTTGTCCGTTCACCTGAAAAATGTGAGCCGCACGAGCAATTGACGGTACTAGAAGGGAATGTGCGGGATGCAGATTCCGTGAAAAAGGCAGTAGCGGGTGCTGATGCAGTGGTGAGCGCACTGGGTACAGACAAAACAACGACATTGACAGAGGCAGCAGCTGCGATTATAGAAGGCATGAAAGAACATGGGGTATCCAGAATCGTCACAATCGGCACGGCAGGCATACTTCAGAGCAGAACTGAACCATCAAAGCTGCGCTATCAATCAAGCGAGTCACACCGTAAATTAACATTTGCAGCAGAAGAGCATCATAAAGTATTCGAAATGTTGCAGGGCTCAGGACTTGATTGGACGATCGTTTGCCCAACGTATTTGCCTGACGGAGAAGCGACGGGCAATTATCGGGTGGAACGTGATGTACTGCCTGAAGAAGGTGCCCGAATTACCACGGGAGATACCGCGGCGTTTGCCTATGATGAATTAAGCAAGAATGAGCATATCGGCTATCGGGTCGGGTTGTCCTATTAA
- a CDS encoding phospholipase D family protein — MAKQKRKMTKKRIASYVLLFFALLYAGVMLWQTYKPLPPGISYKGELHQVEDVEFIYDLTYSKTKSKDHYQSELRIFKEVFRMIEEAKEFVVLDFFLMDDYYDENENFPQIADQLTEVLVKKKQRNPDMLIVYITDPVNTGYGSYESEWFKALEAAGVQVVYTDLEPLRDSTPLYSGIYRIFLQWFDFDGNNIFPNFLASDAPDVKFTSYLKLLNVKANHRKTLVTDQAALVTSSNPHAASGRHGNAAFKVKGPIQNDILESEEAVLQYSAGGKLPRAENAAEQKGPYQVQYLTESKVLDALVSDIGKAKKGDRIRMGMFYLSEQEVIQPLEDAANRGVKVEIVLDPNENSFGSKKSGLPNRPVVQEIRENTDDQIKVRWYNTVIGQYHTKLVTVQTADQTFITNGSSNITERTLRDYNLEANLRIIAPADSELTEEINAYFDRIWNNEDALYTLDVEEYQNNLTFFQRGIYALQRWAKLTTY; from the coding sequence GTGGCGAAACAGAAGCGTAAGATGACCAAAAAGCGTATAGCTTCCTATGTGCTCCTGTTCTTTGCATTGCTTTACGCGGGGGTTATGCTATGGCAGACTTATAAGCCACTGCCGCCCGGAATCTCCTACAAAGGTGAACTTCATCAGGTGGAAGATGTGGAATTTATTTATGATTTGACGTACTCCAAAACGAAATCAAAAGATCACTACCAATCGGAATTGCGTATTTTTAAAGAAGTATTTCGGATGATTGAAGAAGCGAAGGAATTTGTCGTTCTGGACTTCTTTTTAATGGATGATTATTACGACGAAAATGAAAATTTTCCGCAGATAGCTGACCAGCTGACGGAAGTTCTCGTAAAGAAAAAACAGAGGAATCCGGATATGCTGATTGTGTACATAACTGATCCGGTGAACACTGGCTACGGGTCTTATGAATCTGAGTGGTTTAAGGCACTTGAGGCAGCTGGAGTACAAGTGGTCTATACGGATCTTGAGCCGTTGCGGGATTCGACGCCTCTTTATTCAGGAATCTACCGCATATTTCTTCAATGGTTTGATTTTGACGGGAACAATATTTTCCCGAACTTTCTGGCAAGCGATGCACCTGACGTGAAATTCACTTCCTATTTGAAGCTGCTGAATGTGAAAGCGAATCATCGTAAAACGCTTGTAACAGACCAGGCAGCGTTAGTTACATCTTCAAATCCTCATGCAGCAAGCGGGCGACACGGCAACGCAGCATTTAAAGTTAAAGGTCCGATTCAAAATGATATATTGGAGTCAGAAGAAGCGGTTCTTCAATATTCAGCGGGCGGAAAATTGCCCCGTGCAGAAAATGCCGCAGAGCAAAAAGGTCCGTACCAGGTTCAGTACTTGACCGAGAGCAAAGTGCTGGACGCGTTGGTAAGTGATATCGGGAAAGCGAAAAAGGGTGACCGCATCCGAATGGGCATGTTTTACCTGTCTGAGCAGGAAGTGATTCAGCCGCTGGAAGACGCCGCCAATAGAGGCGTAAAAGTAGAGATCGTCCTGGATCCAAATGAAAATTCATTTGGCAGTAAAAAATCCGGTCTGCCGAATCGCCCGGTCGTTCAGGAAATCCGGGAAAATACAGACGATCAGATCAAAGTGCGCTGGTATAATACGGTCATCGGTCAGTATCATACGAAGCTGGTGACAGTACAGACTGCTGATCAGACGTTTATTACAAATGGTTCATCCAATATAACGGAACGCACATTGCGTGATTATAATTTGGAAGCGAATTTGCGCATCATTGCCCCGGCTGACAGCGAGCTGACCGAAGAAATTAATGCATACTTTGATCGGATCTGGAATAATGAAGATGCGCTGTATACGCTTGATGTAGAAGAGTATCAAAACAACCTGACGTTCTTCCAGCGAGGCATATACGCATTGCAGCGATGGGCTAAGCTGACAACTTATTGA
- a CDS encoding spore coat associated protein CotJA codes for MDYTFRGSYKPYISPWDPCPPVKVKTFSLPPQLFMNFQPASLPQFSPAEALQHGSLWPALVDGYSKREGIS; via the coding sequence ATGGATTATACATTCAGAGGGAGTTATAAACCGTATATATCTCCGTGGGATCCGTGTCCGCCTGTCAAGGTTAAGACGTTCTCCCTGCCGCCTCAGCTGTTCATGAACTTTCAGCCTGCGTCACTTCCGCAATTTTCACCTGCCGAAGCTCTGCAGCACGGGTCGCTATGGCCTGCATTGGTCGACGGCTATTCAAAAAGGGAGGGGATCTCCTGA
- a CDS encoding ABC transporter ATP-binding protein — protein sequence MSVVKVEDIQFKRGDNQILQDVNWEIEQGQQWGILGLNGSGKTSLLSIISTYEIPSSGEVEVLGKKFGSAYLPEIRKKIGYVSSSLEKFSDYFWNESIERIIISGKFASFGIYDKIMDEDWARAEYLVKEFRLDHVKGYTFKVLSEGEKRRVLIARALMGKPNLLILDEPCSGLDVLAREQFLEALEIAAENDTHLVYVTHHIEELVPEITHVLLLKEGKVIAAGPKKEVLTDELLSETYQVPVAIEWRSDRPYLSVK from the coding sequence ATGTCAGTTGTAAAAGTAGAAGATATACAGTTCAAAAGAGGAGACAATCAGATTCTGCAAGACGTGAATTGGGAAATTGAGCAAGGACAGCAATGGGGGATACTCGGGTTAAACGGATCCGGCAAAACATCTTTATTGTCTATTATTTCCACTTATGAAATTCCTTCATCAGGTGAAGTGGAGGTTCTCGGAAAGAAGTTTGGCAGTGCGTACTTGCCCGAGATTCGCAAGAAAATCGGCTATGTCAGCAGTTCTTTAGAGAAGTTCTCGGACTATTTCTGGAACGAATCTATTGAGCGCATTATTATTAGCGGGAAGTTTGCGAGCTTCGGGATCTACGACAAAATTATGGATGAGGACTGGGCACGTGCAGAATACTTGGTGAAAGAATTCCGTCTCGATCATGTCAAAGGGTATACATTCAAAGTTTTGTCTGAAGGGGAGAAGCGCCGGGTGTTAATAGCACGTGCGCTGATGGGGAAACCGAATCTATTGATTTTAGACGAACCATGCTCAGGTCTCGATGTTTTGGCAAGAGAGCAGTTTCTTGAAGCGCTTGAGATTGCGGCAGAGAATGACACACACCTGGTGTATGTCACCCACCATATTGAAGAGCTGGTACCCGAAATTACACATGTATTATTATTGAAAGAAGGGAAAGTGATTGCGGCGGGGCCGAAAAAGGAAGTGCTGACTGACGAATTACTCTCAGAAACCTACCAAGTTCCCGTGGCAATTGAATGGCGTTCAGACCGCCCGTATCTTTCAGTTAAATAA
- a CDS encoding uracil/xanthine transporter, translated as MGTNQMRHSITALAGFQWLFFMFANTVVIPISVGTAFELEQIEIVSAIQRSFIYTGIACLLQGIFGHRLALMEGQSGLWWGVVLSLAGTASAMGLSLTAVGGSIAVGAMISGALVAFLGMLGMGEILKKWFTPAVMFVFLLLLANQLITIFLKGMIGLNDGEYISPSKTLFSFALAGLTILVHVKGKGIVSSLNLLIGMTVGWISAVLIFPAEAADTIKTTPFIQWFPWGEPTLEIGIVITVVITGLLNTTNTIATLKGAEDIFEKETTKSQYKTSFFITGGLNVGAGALGLVPYAPYASSIGFLQSSGIKDKAPFFIGSLLFIILGLVPPLSAFFSTIPQSVGNTVLFVAYLQLFRSALRNVEGLTFEPKTIYRVALPSLLGLSIMTLPAAVFSQMPELVQPLLSSGLLVGILAALLMELIFWMGRRFGTPARI; from the coding sequence ATGGGAACTAACCAGATGCGCCACTCTATTACCGCATTAGCAGGATTTCAATGGCTATTTTTTATGTTTGCCAATACTGTAGTCATTCCGATTTCAGTCGGTACAGCCTTTGAACTGGAACAGATTGAAATCGTTTCAGCGATACAGCGCTCATTTATCTACACAGGAATTGCATGTTTACTGCAAGGTATATTTGGGCATCGGCTGGCCTTGATGGAAGGTCAATCTGGTTTATGGTGGGGTGTCGTTCTCAGTTTGGCAGGAACCGCCAGTGCGATGGGCTTAAGTTTGACGGCGGTCGGCGGAAGCATCGCAGTGGGGGCTATGATTTCAGGCGCACTTGTAGCGTTCTTGGGGATGCTCGGCATGGGAGAAATATTGAAGAAGTGGTTCACACCCGCTGTCATGTTTGTCTTTCTGTTATTACTGGCGAATCAGTTAATTACTATTTTCTTAAAAGGTATGATTGGTCTTAATGACGGGGAATATATCAGCCCGTCGAAAACGCTGTTCTCATTTGCATTGGCGGGATTGACCATTCTCGTGCATGTTAAAGGGAAAGGAATCGTCAGCAGCCTGAATCTGCTGATTGGCATGACCGTTGGATGGATCAGTGCCGTGCTAATTTTCCCTGCGGAGGCTGCAGATACGATTAAAACAACTCCTTTCATTCAGTGGTTCCCATGGGGTGAACCGACGCTTGAGATCGGTATCGTCATTACCGTAGTAATTACAGGACTGCTGAATACAACAAATACTATTGCCACGCTTAAAGGCGCAGAAGATATTTTTGAAAAAGAAACAACGAAATCACAATACAAAACTTCTTTCTTTATTACAGGCGGATTAAATGTGGGAGCAGGCGCCCTCGGTCTCGTCCCTTATGCACCTTACGCGTCGTCAATTGGTTTTCTGCAGTCCAGCGGAATAAAGGATAAAGCACCGTTCTTCATCGGCTCACTATTATTCATTATTCTCGGGCTCGTCCCGCCGTTAAGTGCCTTTTTCTCTACTATTCCTCAAAGCGTAGGAAATACCGTATTATTCGTAGCCTATTTACAATTATTCCGTTCTGCGCTGCGCAATGTGGAAGGGTTAACATTTGAGCCTAAAACGATCTACCGTGTCGCATTGCCTTCATTGCTCGGTTTATCCATCATGACATTGCCCGCTGCTGTATTTTCTCAAATGCCCGAACTCGTGCAGCCGCTCCTCTCAAGCGGTTTACTCGTTGGAATTTTAGCCGCACTGCTGATGGAGTTAATATTTTGGATGGGCCGGCGATTCGGCACTCCTGCCCGCATATAG
- a CDS encoding EAL and HDOD domain-containing protein, translating into MDDYSIFIGRQPILSRSGDIYAYELLYRNSEENYFPDINPEQATISLLINTFLSVGIDQVTSGARSFINFSGELLAQDVFMSLNPDQVVIEILEDVEITPALLHRLRMFKEAGFTLALDDFILQEQYVTYSQLFELVDIIKVDFMQTSIVEKHRITSFLKKYPSIILLAEKIETEADYQLALKSGYDLFQGYFFAKPDIIKSAEIPSNTLIHMQIIDYFQKDSQSINQLSDLIMRDVSISYKLLRFINSLAFDIPRQISSIKQAIMMIGLRDTKKWLQVLMLHDLGKDLKDGRVKALIELSLRRARACELLAKYKGKANKDEYFLTGMFSLIDAVMRRKWEDILPLLSLSDIIIDTLNGRRTEITPYLQLIKAVESFDWEQVEQLSGELAIPKKELSSIFLQAMRWSQGIEEEMD; encoded by the coding sequence ATGGATGATTACTCCATATTTATCGGAAGGCAGCCGATTCTTAGCCGGTCAGGCGATATTTATGCATATGAGCTGCTGTACCGAAACAGCGAGGAAAATTACTTTCCTGATATAAATCCTGAACAGGCCACAATCAGCCTATTAATCAACACATTTCTTTCTGTCGGGATTGATCAGGTGACGAGCGGCGCGCGTTCATTCATAAACTTTTCAGGGGAATTGCTGGCTCAGGATGTGTTCATGAGTTTGAATCCCGATCAAGTGGTAATTGAGATTCTGGAAGATGTTGAAATAACGCCCGCTCTGCTGCACCGGCTGAGGATGTTTAAAGAAGCTGGTTTCACGCTGGCGCTGGATGACTTCATTCTGCAGGAACAATATGTAACGTATTCTCAGTTATTTGAACTCGTAGATATTATTAAAGTGGATTTCATGCAGACAAGCATTGTGGAGAAACATCGCATCACGTCATTTTTGAAAAAGTATCCTTCAATTATTTTGTTGGCTGAAAAGATTGAGACAGAGGCAGATTACCAGCTTGCATTAAAGAGCGGCTATGATTTGTTTCAAGGCTATTTTTTCGCCAAGCCTGATATCATTAAGAGCGCCGAAATTCCGTCCAATACACTAATTCATATGCAGATTATTGATTATTTCCAAAAAGATTCCCAGTCTATTAATCAGCTGTCTGATTTGATCATGCGGGATGTATCGATTTCCTATAAGTTATTACGCTTTATAAACTCATTAGCATTCGATATACCGCGTCAAATCAGCTCCATTAAACAAGCGATAATGATGATCGGTTTACGGGATACAAAGAAGTGGCTCCAGGTGCTGATGCTGCACGATTTGGGGAAAGATCTTAAAGACGGACGGGTAAAAGCACTCATTGAATTATCGCTCCGGCGTGCAAGAGCCTGTGAACTGCTGGCAAAGTATAAAGGGAAAGCGAATAAGGACGAATACTTCCTGACGGGAATGTTTTCATTAATCGATGCGGTAATGCGCAGAAAGTGGGAAGATATCCTGCCCCTGCTATCACTGTCTGATATCATTATCGATACACTGAACGGCAGAAGAACAGAAATCACACCTTATTTACAGTTGATTAAAGCTGTAGAGAGCTTCGACTGGGAGCAGGTCGAACAATTGTCTGGCGAGTTGGCGATCCCGAAAAAAGAGCTGAGTTCCATCTTTCTTCAGGCAATGCGCTGGTCACAGGGAATTGAAGAAGAAATGGATTGA
- a CDS encoding sensor domain-containing diguanylate cyclase, whose protein sequence is MRWSLKNLIQVVALVAIILTFLTSTTAGFRVNKQALIKTTLETNYAYAEKLSSTTDIFLRETLRTLEVNAEEVLPLLDDEEAQQKLNQIVERIRTQTSTFNSVAVSSEDGIVLGVSPPSLEILGEKLTSIGARQAINEMKPVISQPYTGITGELLIFISVPLIKDGEYRGFLGGAIYLNKPNVLEKILGDHFYEDGSYVYVVDSDGKLIYHQQEERLKDNVAGNEAVQKVIKGETGSMQLINTKGVPMLAGYSYLSIADWGIVSQRQVDTSVEPAKEMVLEMAWKSLPLLVLAFLLVYVLSKKIALPLQKLAYYAENSIKSNEQEKMVEVPDWYYEARQLKGAMLHSLDYFKNEMNYFIHQSTTDPLTKLTNRRTMDDFMKQWVENKTPFSIIILDIDKFKRVNDRYGHATGDEVLIYLSDLMQRAVRKQDICCRYGGEEFVILLPKADKVTAYLTAERLREKMEDTISPCGEVVTISLGVAAFPEHADHPARLLELADQSLYEAKRTGRNKTIVASDEPRHE, encoded by the coding sequence ATGAGATGGTCCTTGAAAAACTTAATTCAAGTCGTAGCATTAGTAGCGATCATTTTAACTTTTCTAACCAGTACTACGGCTGGCTTTCGTGTGAATAAGCAAGCTTTAATAAAGACCACCTTAGAAACGAATTATGCCTATGCAGAGAAATTGTCTTCTACAACTGATATTTTTTTACGCGAAACATTGAGGACGCTTGAAGTCAATGCGGAAGAAGTTCTGCCTCTTCTTGATGATGAAGAAGCACAGCAGAAGTTGAATCAAATTGTCGAACGGATCCGCACACAGACGAGCACATTCAATTCAGTTGCCGTTTCCTCCGAAGACGGTATCGTCCTTGGCGTTTCACCGCCAAGCCTGGAGATACTTGGAGAAAAATTAACATCTATTGGTGCAAGGCAGGCTATCAATGAAATGAAACCGGTCATTTCGCAGCCTTACACTGGAATTACGGGAGAATTACTCATTTTCATCAGTGTTCCCTTAATAAAAGACGGTGAATACAGAGGGTTTTTAGGCGGTGCAATTTACCTGAACAAACCTAATGTACTGGAGAAAATATTAGGTGATCACTTTTATGAAGACGGCTCGTATGTGTATGTGGTGGATTCTGACGGAAAGTTAATCTATCATCAGCAGGAGGAGCGTTTAAAAGACAATGTCGCAGGCAATGAAGCTGTACAAAAAGTAATCAAAGGTGAAACCGGCTCCATGCAGCTCATTAATACAAAAGGGGTGCCGATGCTGGCTGGATACTCTTATTTATCTATTGCGGATTGGGGGATTGTTTCTCAGCGCCAAGTAGATACTTCGGTTGAACCAGCGAAAGAGATGGTTCTGGAAATGGCGTGGAAATCACTCCCTTTGTTAGTTTTGGCATTCCTTCTTGTATATGTTTTATCAAAAAAAATTGCACTGCCGCTTCAAAAGTTGGCTTATTATGCGGAGAACAGTATTAAATCTAATGAACAAGAGAAAATGGTAGAGGTTCCGGATTGGTATTACGAAGCCAGGCAGCTAAAAGGTGCTATGCTGCATAGCTTAGATTATTTCAAGAATGAGATGAATTATTTCATTCATCAATCTACGACAGATCCCTTAACGAAATTAACCAATCGACGTACGATGGATGATTTTATGAAACAATGGGTAGAGAATAAGACGCCATTCTCTATCATCATCCTGGACATAGACAAATTTAAGCGTGTCAATGACCGGTACGGACACGCAACAGGCGATGAAGTACTGATTTATCTGTCGGATTTGATGCAGCGCGCTGTGAGAAAACAGGATATTTGCTGCCGGTATGGCGGCGAGGAGTTTGTTATTCTGTTGCCGAAAGCCGATAAAGTAACTGCCTATCTGACGGCGGAAAGACTTCGAGAAAAAATGGAAGATACCATAAGTCCATGCGGAGAAGTCGTAACGATTTCATTAGGTGTCGCTGCCTTTCCGGAGCATGCCGACCACCCCGCGAGGCTTCTGGAATTGGCGGATCAAAGCCTGTATGAAGCAAAGCGCACAGGCCGTAATAAAACAATCGTTGCATCTGATGAACCTCGGCATGAATAA
- a CDS encoding spore coat protein CotJB: protein MEAAERRDLLKKVQEADFVVVELTLYTDTHPDDQEALTQWRLAIKEASRLRKVYEKRFGPLSLHSIPSEQAIDTGWRWNQAPWPWQM, encoded by the coding sequence ATGGAAGCAGCTGAACGAAGAGATCTGTTGAAGAAAGTGCAGGAAGCCGATTTCGTGGTAGTCGAACTGACACTCTATACCGATACGCACCCTGATGACCAGGAAGCCCTTACCCAATGGCGGCTTGCTATTAAGGAAGCATCCAGGCTGAGAAAGGTGTATGAAAAGCGTTTTGGACCGCTTTCTTTGCATTCAATTCCGTCAGAACAAGCAATTGATACGGGCTGGCGCTGGAACCAGGCACCTTGGCCGTGGCAAATGTAG
- a CDS encoding BCCT family transporter: MDKKFWKNPVFSISAVFIFILVVLGAVIPGPFGVVSERLYHYTTDNFGWFYLLAVFVVVIFLFGLAISKFGAIRLGGDTERPEYPFFTWIGMLFSAGFGVGLVFWGVAEPMSHYFKSPLQGIEAQTEEAARVAMGYSFFHWGISQWAIFGIVGLVIGFLQFRKKKDGLISTALEPLIGSNRYVKTGIDSFAVVATVMGIATSLGMGVLQMSGGMEYVFDLKSTFTIQLVIIAVVFVAYMTSATTGLSKGIAYLGNFNLGMAIALLVFFFIVGPKVFILETFTLAIGDYINNFITYSLRLQPYQGGTWVKDWTIFYWAWTIAWSPFVGAFVARVSKGRTIREFIMGVLVIPPAFSCMWIATLGGTALYSDLRNGTQIAQEVDKDVTSAIFATLQHLPMTNVVSFLAIVLIFTFLITSADSATYILASMTTRGSLFPPLVVKFIWGFLMTAIAAVLLYAGGLEALQSASLVSALPFTLLMVLLIFSLAKLLVREPITVRPTDIRQFEHVEGEVKKRRRRKESEKEKRERREKERARRAREKSNRKYQELEKKKYQEVEKEKEKKK, from the coding sequence GTGGACAAAAAATTCTGGAAAAACCCCGTATTTTCTATTTCTGCCGTATTCATTTTTATCCTTGTTGTATTAGGAGCGGTCATTCCAGGGCCGTTTGGAGTAGTTTCTGAAAGGCTTTATCATTACACAACAGATAATTTTGGCTGGTTTTACTTGCTGGCTGTGTTTGTCGTCGTCATATTCCTGTTCGGATTAGCGATCAGTAAGTTCGGGGCTATACGTCTGGGCGGCGATACGGAACGTCCGGAATATCCATTCTTCACTTGGATTGGCATGCTTTTCTCTGCCGGTTTTGGTGTGGGGCTGGTCTTTTGGGGTGTGGCAGAACCGATGAGCCATTACTTCAAGTCGCCGCTCCAGGGTATTGAAGCGCAGACAGAAGAAGCGGCGCGTGTAGCAATGGGCTATTCATTCTTCCACTGGGGCATTTCTCAGTGGGCGATCTTTGGAATTGTCGGGCTTGTAATTGGATTTCTTCAGTTCCGGAAGAAAAAAGACGGTCTGATTTCAACAGCATTGGAACCGTTAATCGGAAGCAATCGATACGTGAAGACCGGTATTGATTCATTTGCCGTAGTAGCAACGGTAATGGGTATCGCGACTTCTCTCGGGATGGGTGTTCTTCAGATGAGCGGCGGTATGGAATATGTCTTTGATCTAAAAAGCACATTCACTATCCAGCTCGTAATTATAGCAGTTGTATTCGTGGCGTATATGACCTCTGCTACAACAGGCTTGAGTAAGGGAATTGCCTATCTTGGGAACTTTAACTTAGGTATGGCAATCGCATTGCTCGTATTTTTCTTCATAGTGGGACCGAAAGTGTTTATTCTTGAAACCTTTACTTTGGCAATTGGAGATTATATTAATAACTTCATTACGTATAGCTTGCGTCTACAGCCATATCAGGGAGGCACCTGGGTAAAAGACTGGACAATCTTCTACTGGGCGTGGACGATTGCCTGGTCACCGTTCGTCGGTGCATTCGTCGCTCGTGTATCAAAAGGACGGACTATCCGCGAATTCATCATGGGTGTCTTAGTTATTCCGCCGGCATTTTCTTGTATGTGGATAGCGACACTTGGCGGAACGGCACTGTATAGTGATTTGCGCAATGGAACCCAAATTGCACAGGAAGTCGATAAAGATGTCACGTCTGCCATCTTTGCGACGCTCCAGCACTTGCCGATGACGAATGTCGTGTCATTTTTAGCGATTGTGCTGATCTTTACATTTTTGATCACATCTGCGGATTCCGCGACGTATATTTTAGCCAGCATGACCACGCGGGGCAGTTTATTCCCGCCGCTCGTAGTTAAATTCATCTGGGGCTTTCTGATGACTGCGATTGCAGCCGTCTTGCTGTATGCGGGCGGATTGGAGGCATTGCAGTCAGCTTCCCTTGTATCTGCACTGCCGTTTACTTTACTGATGGTATTGCTGATTTTCTCGCTGGCCAAGCTGCTTGTGAGGGAACCAATTACAGTCAGGCCGACTGACATACGTCAATTTGAGCATGTCGAAGGTGAAGTTAAAAAGAGACGCAGACGGAAAGAAAGCGAAAAAGAGAAAAGAGAGCGCAGAGAGAAAGAAAGAGCAAGAAGAGCAAGGGAAAAAAGCAATAGAAAGTATCAAGAGCTGGAAAAGAAAAAGTATCAGGAAGTAGAGAAAGAAAAAGAGAAAAAGAAATAA